Genomic window (Peromyscus eremicus chromosome 12, PerEre_H2_v1, whole genome shotgun sequence):
TCTCAAGCTCAGGTTTAAAAGACACCCCCCCATGCAAAGTTCAcaaaaaggtttttatttttcctttttggttgaCTATCTAGTTGGCATGTCATACCTCACTGCTTAATAATAGGTCTTTATTTTGAATACTTTGTGATTTACCATTCTATTCTCTAATTACCCCCAGTTTTCTACCACATATACATTTGATTTCACATGATTTAAAGTCATTTGGGGATTTTTCAAAAGGTAGACTATTAGACCCTTGTTTATACTAATGCAACAATTTCTACAGTTATATTTCACACAAATGTTCCCAGATAATTTTGGCATATAATCTGCTTTGAAAGTTTCTGAATACAATAAGGGCTTTCTAATTCTGTTGCTTCCAGTCCCCCACCCCTAAAACCTATTTCTTTCTGCTACTGTATAATAACTTTAGAAGTTATTAATTTTGAAGCATTTTGTCAGCTACTACCTATTGGTAACTTTCAACTGCAAGTTAGCCACTATATTCCAGTTGGTTGAGACCATTCATTTCAATCTAGGTTGTTGTGTAGGTGCACAAAACATCTTTTCTCTTACTCATAATCTATGACTTAAATACAAAAATTTCTACCAAAATAAATGAGATTTCTCCACATTTTATGAATGTTGGAACACATCTGGTTTTCATTAATCTGCTAGTACactgacatttaaaattttaataatgaaCTTGCATCATGCCTTAATATCAAGGATAGTTTCCATCTATCATGATAACATTAGATACAGTAAAAGGGCATTCTTATAAGTATATGGCTGCATTTAAGTTCCAACACCCAGAAATTCACCTTACAAACTCATAGTGAATGCTGTGTGACTTTCATTGCCTTTCATTTCAGGGACATCCAGTGAGGACATGGGAACAGAGAATGCAACACTGCTGACACAATTTGTTCTCACAGGACTCACTCATCTGCCACAGTGGAAAATCCCCCTGTTCCTGCTGTTCTTGGTGATCTATCTCATCACCATTGTGGGGAACCTTGGTCTGATCACCGTCATCTGGAATGACCCTGGCCTTCACATCCCCATGTACCTATTTCTAGGGTGTTTAGCCTTTGTGGATACTTGGTTATCATCCACAGTGACACCAAAGATGCTTCTCACTTTCATAGATAAGAGTAAActgatctctctctctgaatGCATGATACAGTTTTTTTCATTTGGAATCAGTGCAACCACAGAATGTTTTCTCTTGGCAGCAATGGCCTATGATCGATACATAGCCATATGCAAACCTTTACTCTACCCAGTGATCATGACAAACAGACTCTGTGTACGCCTGCTAATATTGTCCTTTGTGGGTGGATTTATTCATGTTTTGCTTCATGAAGGCTTTTTATTCAGACTAACTTTCTGTAAGTCCAACATAATACATCACTTTTACTGTGATGTTATGCCGCTGTTAAAGATTTCCTGTACTGACCC
Coding sequences:
- the LOC131922499 gene encoding olfactory receptor 5H8-like; amino-acid sequence: MGTENATLLTQFVLTGLTHLPQWKIPLFLLFLVIYLITIVGNLGLITVIWNDPGLHIPMYLFLGCLAFVDTWLSSTVTPKMLLTFIDKSKLISLSECMIQFFSFGISATTECFLLAAMAYDRYIAICKPLLYPVIMTNRLCVRLLILSFVGGFIHVLLHEGFLFRLTFCKSNIIHHFYCDVMPLLKISCTDPSLNYLMLFIFSGSIQIFSILTILVSYTLVLFSILMQKSIKGVKKAFSTCGAHLLSVSLYYGSLLFMYVRPASPQVDDQDMMDSVFYTVVIPVLNPIIYSLRNKQVKNSLVKLLKRNA